The following coding sequences lie in one Methanopyrus sp. SNP6 genomic window:
- a CDS encoding biotin transporter BioY, with translation MTGIIVLIASLSLLSLSTLVSADELDVKYCINLCHTVQEDVKKCSDMCSNVISLLDKISASRRVDVSHEIHDIKLCKRYLSESYKVLDWSHSRLEELDGIIDKYDSIREMLLVEAMDGENGLLSGLSLLEDMRWNLQELFGKLSRLEAICRDFLEGKLGEDEFMRKMDEAVPDAVGYARSVRDSSYHFGSVVNASLCRVKEIVEAWEEKRSKEEEIKRTEASRFKKALMALVAALILSLLPGWIQQYISAIIGLMTALMPFL, from the coding sequence ATGACTGGTATCATAGTACTAATCGCCTCGCTCTCCTTACTCTCACTCTCGACGTTGGTTAGTGCCGACGAGCTTGATGTTAAGTATTGCATTAACTTGTGTCACACCGTACAGGAGGATGTTAAGAAGTGTAGCGATATGTGTTCCAACGTGATCAGCTTACTTGATAAAATAAGCGCTAGTAGAAGAGTCGATGTTAGTCATGAGATCCACGATATTAAATTGTGTAAAAGGTACTTATCGGAGTCTTACAAAGTGTTGGACTGGAGTCATTCTAGGTTAGAGGAATTGGACGGTATCATAGATAAGTACGATAGTATTCGTGAGATGTTGCTAGTAGAGGCTATGGATGGGGAGAACGGCCTTTTGTCGGGTCTATCCCTATTGGAAGATATGAGGTGGAACCTTCAGGAGCTATTTGGTAAGTTGAGTAGACTAGAGGCTATATGTCGAGATTTCTTGGAAGGAAAGTTGGGTGAAGATGAGTTCATGAGGAAGATGGATGAAGCCGTACCTGACGCTGTTGGATACGCTAGGAGTGTCAGGGATTCCTCTTATCACTTCGGATCCGTTGTGAACGCCAGCCTGTGCAGAGTGAAAGAGATCGTAGAGGCTTGGGAAGAGAAGCGTTCGAAGGAGGAAGAGATAAAACGCACTGAGGCGTCGAGGTTCAAGAAAGCTCTCATGGCATTGGTAGCGGCGCTAATCCTGTCGCTGCTTCCTGGGTGGATCCAGCAGTACATCTCTGCGATCATAGGTTTAATGACGGCGTTGATGCCGTTTCTGTAA
- a CDS encoding cobaltochelatase subunit CobN: protein MVKAVVVVGHQPYSLSVAKAAERLKGEIDVEMFYMWDLRERPSEFERAARKADFAVLNVMDSAIAKAADLDGIGQETPFVAVNSCFEVIRASFKSLGIEKSRLFRLFRRTMERRKDNLSGVRMDEALERGAKFAEKMGWFGPLRRLKIAMRAFRYWDYGGPDNAENMLLYLARELADADVREPDPPKEVPSRALYDPKDGIVDADYLRELREEYGTLVPVTFYKFFYTNGNTEHVDAVIEALREESIGAVGCYCSVDAYGSLTRFFADERPDSVVALTCFRIVGGPMGGEVERGVELLRDWNTLYFVAPQLWYMDREEWEESEFGMDPLSLIINVSLPELDSAIFLPPVACQSEVGRFGNVPLHAMEPIPENIERAAELVYKWIELRRHGPRKIAIILFNYPPGEENVGEAAYLDTFSSLRNVLELLEDEMSLKVDLDKVTDDTLRRLGNPDLKHKRPEDVPAADEVPVDRYLEWLGELPDESRERILEAWGDPEDDPLLVDGSFRIFGLDLGDVFVGFQPTRGLHESEESYHDDTPPTHYYACFYEWLRREWGADVILHFGTHGTLEFLPGKEKALSRSCFPDLLITPIPHVYLYNVNNPSEAAIAKHRTYAYTVSHLHPPLADPELDGYRELLRLCEAVREGREDVEELREIVEAAGIDIEIEDDDAYVGAVESMIRRAIRDRIPCGLHVIGANPDPELIAETVVSYAESRDALKADRERAVDTVLKYLEKGEDELSNAFNNPDSARELVDGLVESYRREQESLLKALRGEYLEPSPGGEIERNPEVVPTGRNLTSLNPRRIPTPEAEKRARKAVEELLERHLEEHGEYPRTVGIVLWAFETMQTGGETVAMILELLGVKPVRDDAGNVIDVEPIPAEELGRPRVDVVVTVCGIFRDTFPNIVELIDRAVRKVAELDEPEEINPVKKNVRELREEGHERPESRIFGPRPDLYAADNMRSKVESSQWDDESEFIDAYLNDMGYAYGEGVHGEECRELFETVTSRQDATVQVRSHRPYDIIDLDHYYEFLGGLTATAEDAETYVIDSCSNKEPEVHDLKTVIRSGTASRLLNEKWKEHMLKHGYDGCREIAKRVENLIGLAATTDSVEDWIWEGVAREYLLDDETRERMEELNPAAVREIASRLLEAHERGYWNADNETIGEIERIQRQLKLE, encoded by the coding sequence GTGGTCAAGGCGGTCGTAGTAGTTGGTCACCAGCCGTACTCGCTCAGCGTCGCGAAGGCGGCGGAACGGCTCAAGGGTGAAATTGACGTCGAGATGTTTTACATGTGGGACCTACGCGAGCGACCTAGCGAGTTCGAGAGGGCCGCGAGGAAGGCGGACTTCGCCGTCTTGAACGTCATGGACTCCGCCATCGCTAAGGCCGCCGACCTGGACGGGATAGGGCAAGAGACCCCGTTCGTTGCCGTTAACTCCTGCTTCGAGGTCATACGAGCGTCGTTCAAGAGCCTCGGGATCGAGAAGAGCCGACTCTTCCGACTCTTCCGCCGAACGATGGAGCGTCGTAAGGACAACCTGTCCGGAGTCCGAATGGACGAGGCGTTGGAACGTGGGGCCAAGTTCGCGGAGAAAATGGGATGGTTCGGACCGCTCAGGAGGTTGAAGATCGCGATGAGGGCGTTCCGATACTGGGATTACGGCGGGCCCGATAACGCTGAAAACATGCTCCTGTACCTCGCGAGGGAGCTAGCAGACGCTGACGTCCGTGAACCCGATCCACCGAAGGAGGTACCTAGTCGCGCCCTGTACGATCCGAAGGACGGTATCGTCGACGCGGATTACCTGAGAGAACTCCGCGAAGAGTACGGGACTCTCGTGCCGGTCACGTTCTACAAGTTCTTCTACACGAACGGGAACACGGAACACGTAGACGCGGTCATAGAGGCATTACGGGAAGAGAGCATCGGCGCGGTGGGTTGCTACTGCTCGGTAGACGCGTACGGATCCCTGACCCGGTTCTTCGCCGACGAGCGCCCTGACTCGGTGGTGGCACTAACCTGTTTCAGGATCGTCGGCGGTCCGATGGGTGGCGAGGTCGAGCGTGGGGTGGAGTTACTCAGGGACTGGAATACCCTGTACTTCGTAGCTCCTCAACTCTGGTACATGGACCGGGAAGAGTGGGAAGAGAGCGAGTTCGGGATGGACCCGCTGAGCCTGATCATCAACGTGTCACTCCCGGAACTCGACTCCGCGATCTTCCTACCGCCCGTAGCCTGCCAGTCGGAAGTGGGCAGATTCGGGAACGTCCCATTGCACGCCATGGAACCGATACCAGAGAACATCGAACGCGCGGCGGAGCTCGTGTACAAATGGATCGAGCTGCGACGTCATGGCCCGAGGAAAATCGCGATCATCCTGTTCAACTACCCACCCGGCGAAGAGAACGTAGGTGAAGCGGCGTACCTTGACACGTTCTCGAGCCTACGTAACGTGTTAGAGCTCTTGGAGGACGAAATGAGTCTGAAAGTCGACCTGGACAAAGTCACCGACGACACGCTCCGACGACTCGGCAACCCAGACTTGAAGCATAAACGACCGGAAGACGTGCCGGCGGCCGACGAGGTCCCGGTAGACCGTTACCTGGAATGGCTAGGAGAACTACCGGATGAGTCCAGAGAACGTATACTCGAAGCGTGGGGCGACCCGGAAGACGACCCGCTACTCGTCGACGGGTCGTTCCGAATCTTCGGTCTCGATCTCGGGGACGTGTTCGTCGGGTTCCAACCCACCAGGGGATTGCACGAATCCGAAGAATCGTACCACGACGACACTCCACCGACACACTACTACGCCTGCTTCTACGAGTGGCTAAGACGGGAGTGGGGCGCCGACGTAATACTACATTTCGGCACGCACGGGACCCTGGAGTTCCTACCAGGTAAAGAGAAGGCACTATCACGCTCGTGCTTCCCAGACCTCCTCATAACACCGATCCCACATGTCTACCTATACAACGTAAACAACCCGTCGGAGGCCGCGATCGCCAAACACAGGACGTACGCGTACACCGTCTCCCATCTGCACCCACCGCTCGCCGACCCGGAGCTCGATGGATACCGAGAACTACTGCGACTGTGCGAGGCTGTCCGCGAAGGTCGAGAGGACGTCGAAGAACTCCGAGAAATCGTTGAAGCGGCGGGAATCGACATTGAAATCGAAGACGACGACGCGTACGTCGGTGCGGTAGAATCGATGATCCGGAGGGCCATCAGAGACCGTATCCCGTGCGGATTACACGTAATCGGAGCGAACCCCGACCCAGAACTGATCGCGGAAACCGTAGTGAGTTACGCGGAATCGAGAGACGCTCTGAAGGCGGACCGCGAGAGAGCCGTCGATACCGTACTGAAATACCTCGAAAAAGGCGAGGACGAGCTATCGAACGCCTTCAACAACCCGGACTCCGCCCGGGAACTCGTAGACGGACTAGTGGAATCGTACCGCCGCGAACAGGAATCACTCCTAAAGGCGCTCCGAGGCGAGTACCTAGAACCGTCACCGGGAGGCGAGATAGAACGGAACCCCGAAGTCGTGCCGACGGGTCGCAACCTGACGTCACTGAACCCTAGGAGGATACCCACGCCGGAGGCGGAGAAACGGGCCAGGAAAGCCGTCGAAGAACTCCTAGAACGCCACCTCGAAGAGCACGGTGAATACCCGAGGACCGTTGGTATCGTCCTATGGGCCTTCGAGACGATGCAGACCGGTGGAGAGACCGTCGCCATGATCCTCGAGCTGCTCGGAGTCAAGCCGGTTAGGGACGACGCGGGTAACGTGATCGACGTCGAACCGATACCGGCTGAGGAACTGGGACGACCACGAGTGGACGTCGTCGTGACGGTGTGCGGCATCTTCAGAGACACCTTCCCGAACATCGTCGAACTGATCGACCGGGCCGTGCGCAAGGTAGCGGAGCTCGACGAACCGGAGGAGATCAACCCTGTGAAGAAGAACGTAAGGGAACTCCGGGAAGAAGGGCACGAACGACCCGAATCCCGAATATTCGGTCCGAGACCCGACCTGTACGCGGCGGACAACATGCGGTCGAAGGTGGAATCGTCCCAATGGGACGACGAATCGGAGTTCATCGACGCGTACCTCAACGACATGGGTTACGCGTACGGTGAGGGAGTTCACGGCGAAGAATGTCGGGAACTGTTCGAGACGGTGACGAGCCGACAGGACGCCACAGTACAGGTCAGGTCGCACAGACCCTACGACATCATCGACCTGGACCACTACTACGAGTTTCTAGGCGGACTAACGGCCACCGCCGAAGACGCGGAAACGTACGTGATCGACTCGTGCTCGAACAAAGAACCGGAAGTCCACGACCTTAAGACCGTGATCAGATCCGGGACGGCGTCCAGACTACTCAACGAGAAGTGGAAAGAACACATGCTGAAACACGGATACGACGGGTGCAGGGAGATAGCGAAACGTGTGGAGAACCTGATAGGACTCGCCGCCACAACCGACTCCGTGGAAGACTGGATATGGGAGGGAGTAGCGAGAGAATATCTGCTAGACGACGAGACGAGAGAACGGATGGAAGAACTGAACCCAGCGGCCGTGCGCGAGATAGCCTCAAGACTACTAGAAGCGCACGAACGAGGCTACTGGAATGCTGACAATGAGACGATCGGAGAGATAGAAAGAATACAGAGACAGTTAAAACTCGAGTAG
- a CDS encoding LysE family transporter encodes MNSIDLVAVGVASGVGGGLAPGPLQALIVAETLKNGLKAGLSAAVVPVITDIPLIVIASMIATRLPDLVLKLLGMVGSAVLAYMGLSMIVGAGSVESVESENTVHTHTLRRAVVVNLLNPHPYVFWFTVGSSVMGSARSTWSSMMFPLGFFLGIVSVQTIISLAVHWTSSISPMERSVARRLSGILLIGAAAYLAYTSVK; translated from the coding sequence TTGAATTCCATAGATTTGGTGGCTGTAGGGGTAGCGTCGGGTGTCGGTGGCGGACTAGCACCCGGCCCCCTGCAGGCGTTGATAGTCGCTGAAACGCTTAAAAACGGTCTCAAGGCCGGGCTTTCCGCCGCCGTGGTTCCGGTAATCACTGACATTCCACTCATAGTGATTGCTAGTATGATAGCGACTCGCCTTCCGGATCTAGTGCTCAAGCTCCTAGGAATGGTTGGATCTGCCGTCCTGGCTTATATGGGCTTGTCTATGATCGTAGGTGCAGGTTCCGTGGAAAGTGTCGAATCCGAGAACACCGTTCACACTCACACTCTCCGACGTGCTGTCGTTGTCAACCTGCTGAACCCTCACCCCTACGTGTTCTGGTTTACCGTTGGAAGTTCCGTGATGGGATCGGCACGTTCGACCTGGAGTTCGATGATGTTCCCGCTGGGTTTCTTCCTAGGGATAGTGAGCGTACAGACCATCATATCACTGGCCGTCCACTGGACGTCATCCATCTCTCCAATGGAACGATCCGTCGCCCGGAGGTTGTCTGGTATCTTACTAATAGGGGCCGCAGCCTACCTCGCCTATACTTCCGTTAAGTGA
- the leuS gene encoding leucine--tRNA ligase — MKLAERPEKLQWKEWEEAGLFEADPDDRESVYITVAYPYPSGSMHVGHARTYLVPDIYARFKRMQGYNVLFPMAFHVTGTPVVGIAERIKEGDEDTIRLYRDLYGVPEEELEEFTKPEAIVEYFAREYEENMKRMGYSIDWRRKFTTVDPEYRSFITWQYLRLKEKGLVDKGEHPVRYCPYCENPVGDHDLLEGEDATIEELTLVKFPVDGDDMILVAATFRPETLYGATNVWVKPDEEYLIVEVDGERWVVSEEAYRNLKHQKVGVEKVGKVRGEELIGEKVVNPITGEALPVLPAEFIDPKFGTGVVYSVPAHAPADAAALEDLRGDPSVLEEYGVDPSVVEELEPVQVIEVEGYGEFPAYEALEEYGIESQTDPELEKATQEVYRAELHKGVMVVDEFEGTSVREARERIKSRLIDAGEADVMYDFSEKPVICRCGTECVVKILEDQWFLKYSDGEWKERAEELLERMEIIPKEVRTNFEDTIEWLDDWACARRVGLGTPLPWDQDWIVEPLSDSTVYMSYYTIAHRLKGKGELPPEVFDYVFLGEGDPERIAEETGLDPEELEAMREEFEYWYPLDWRLSAKDLVTNHLTFFIFHHAALFPEDKWPKGIVVFGMGLLEGQKMSSSKGNVVLLSEALDEYGPDVVRLFLATSAEPWQDFDWRDEHVRGVQRHLERFETLIRDHADESLDGKDAVDRWLLHEFREIIEETTEALEGFQIRRAYNRAFYGVMKLLREYETMKGHVKILGEITEDWLKLLHPVIPFATDRLWREVLGEDSFLMEERWPDPSKYPEEPELSVAKEVLDRLIEDVRDVEKVIGAEPGYTLHVYLAPEWQWRALELVAEGKEFGEVMSELMKDEGLRNKGDEVAKVVRELVKEDLPEGVDAGALREALAEFLEDAGRVLTNKTGASEVVVHTDPEEAPGPTDRKAGARPLRPGIWLEE; from the coding sequence GTGAAGTTGGCCGAGCGTCCCGAGAAGCTCCAGTGGAAGGAGTGGGAAGAAGCGGGCCTCTTCGAGGCGGACCCGGACGACCGTGAGTCGGTTTACATCACGGTCGCGTACCCGTACCCGTCCGGTTCGATGCACGTGGGTCACGCGCGGACGTATCTAGTCCCGGACATCTACGCTAGGTTCAAGCGGATGCAGGGCTATAACGTCCTGTTCCCGATGGCCTTCCACGTGACGGGTACTCCCGTGGTCGGCATCGCGGAACGGATCAAGGAGGGAGACGAGGACACGATAAGGCTTTACCGCGACCTTTACGGGGTCCCTGAGGAAGAGCTCGAGGAGTTCACGAAACCTGAAGCGATCGTGGAGTACTTCGCGCGCGAGTACGAGGAGAACATGAAACGCATGGGTTACTCGATCGACTGGCGTCGGAAGTTCACGACGGTTGATCCTGAGTACCGATCGTTCATCACATGGCAGTACCTGAGACTCAAGGAGAAGGGACTCGTCGACAAAGGCGAGCACCCGGTCCGGTACTGCCCGTACTGCGAGAATCCGGTGGGTGACCATGACCTCCTGGAAGGTGAGGACGCGACGATCGAGGAGCTCACCCTCGTGAAGTTCCCGGTAGACGGTGACGACATGATACTCGTAGCAGCCACGTTCCGCCCGGAGACGCTGTACGGAGCGACGAACGTGTGGGTGAAACCGGACGAGGAGTATCTGATCGTGGAGGTAGACGGCGAGCGGTGGGTGGTTTCGGAGGAAGCTTACCGGAATCTCAAGCACCAGAAGGTCGGTGTCGAGAAGGTGGGTAAGGTGCGGGGTGAGGAGCTGATCGGTGAGAAGGTCGTGAACCCGATCACGGGGGAGGCGCTGCCGGTCCTGCCGGCGGAGTTCATCGACCCGAAGTTCGGAACTGGTGTTGTTTACTCGGTGCCCGCGCATGCTCCGGCGGACGCGGCCGCGCTCGAAGACTTGAGGGGGGACCCGTCGGTACTCGAGGAGTACGGCGTGGACCCGTCGGTCGTGGAGGAGCTCGAACCGGTACAAGTCATCGAAGTGGAAGGGTACGGGGAGTTCCCGGCGTACGAAGCGTTGGAAGAGTACGGGATCGAGTCGCAAACGGACCCGGAGCTCGAGAAAGCGACCCAAGAAGTCTACCGGGCGGAGTTGCATAAGGGTGTGATGGTCGTCGACGAGTTCGAGGGCACGTCGGTGCGGGAAGCGCGGGAGCGGATTAAATCGCGCCTCATCGATGCGGGCGAAGCGGACGTCATGTACGACTTCTCGGAAAAGCCGGTGATCTGTCGATGCGGTACCGAGTGCGTGGTCAAGATCCTGGAGGACCAGTGGTTCCTGAAGTACTCAGACGGAGAGTGGAAGGAGAGAGCTGAAGAGTTACTCGAACGCATGGAGATAATCCCGAAGGAGGTGCGCACGAACTTCGAGGATACGATAGAATGGCTAGACGACTGGGCGTGCGCGCGTAGGGTCGGTTTGGGTACCCCGTTACCGTGGGACCAGGACTGGATCGTCGAGCCGCTGAGCGACTCAACGGTGTACATGTCGTACTACACGATCGCGCACCGACTGAAGGGCAAGGGCGAGCTACCACCTGAGGTGTTCGACTACGTCTTCCTTGGCGAAGGCGATCCGGAGAGGATCGCCGAGGAGACCGGGCTGGACCCGGAGGAGCTCGAGGCGATGCGCGAGGAGTTCGAGTATTGGTACCCGCTGGACTGGCGGCTGTCGGCTAAGGATCTGGTTACGAACCACCTGACGTTCTTCATCTTCCACCACGCGGCACTGTTCCCGGAGGACAAGTGGCCGAAGGGTATTGTCGTGTTCGGCATGGGACTTCTCGAAGGTCAGAAGATGAGCTCGTCCAAGGGTAACGTGGTCCTACTGTCCGAGGCGCTCGACGAGTACGGTCCGGACGTGGTGCGACTGTTCCTCGCGACCTCGGCGGAGCCCTGGCAGGACTTCGACTGGAGGGACGAGCACGTCCGTGGCGTCCAGCGGCATCTGGAGCGGTTCGAGACCCTGATTCGAGACCACGCCGACGAGTCGTTGGACGGTAAGGACGCGGTAGACAGGTGGCTCCTGCATGAGTTCCGTGAGATCATCGAGGAAACTACGGAGGCCCTCGAGGGGTTCCAGATCCGGCGGGCGTACAACCGGGCTTTTTACGGGGTCATGAAGCTACTCCGTGAGTACGAGACCATGAAGGGACACGTGAAGATACTGGGTGAGATCACCGAGGATTGGTTGAAGCTCCTCCATCCGGTAATTCCATTCGCGACCGACCGTTTATGGCGTGAGGTACTGGGTGAGGACTCGTTCCTGATGGAAGAGAGGTGGCCCGACCCGTCGAAGTACCCGGAGGAACCCGAGCTCTCCGTCGCTAAGGAAGTCCTCGACCGGCTGATCGAGGACGTCCGAGACGTGGAGAAGGTAATCGGTGCGGAACCCGGGTACACGCTGCACGTGTACCTGGCGCCGGAGTGGCAGTGGCGGGCGCTGGAGTTGGTCGCGGAGGGTAAGGAGTTCGGGGAGGTCATGTCGGAGTTGATGAAAGACGAGGGGCTGAGGAATAAAGGGGACGAAGTTGCTAAGGTCGTGCGGGAGTTGGTGAAAGAGGATCTACCGGAAGGTGTCGACGCGGGCGCGCTCAGGGAGGCCCTCGCCGAGTTTCTGGAGGACGCGGGACGGGTCCTCACGAACAAGACGGGTGCTTCGGAGGTGGTGGTCCACACGGACCCGGAGGAGGCACCGGGACCGACGGATAGGAAAGCAGGGGCTCGGCCGCTCAGGCCGGGCATCTGGCTGGAAGAATAA
- a CDS encoding H(2)-dependent methylenetetrahydromethanopterin dehydrogenase-related protein, with product MAVLGFGNQRLYERIGAAEKLGGEPPFGGAAMAIEFAEAGHDVVLADPNLSEQDPEHVDRVVDAGVELTEDDAQAVEGAEMVVLFTPFGATGGIVREMAPHLEEGAVVCPTCTSSAFEIQESLYEAGMEVPEAVGVTLAHPAGIPGTENHRAYITARGTGNGTVLATEEQAELVKEVLSSTGKEVFELPHVELVSVIGDLSVVLLRRVIEALKEFCAVRELGAPQKMIDRQAMMVLATLAALIEEGGIGGLLKTLDEEAIEVSYSNMEPFLDGVEEPELEGEPVERFVVLPGEATREAVIELVGERGWKTVRMRAWMDLYRKNYNK from the coding sequence GTGGCCGTCCTCGGTTTCGGCAACCAGCGCCTGTACGAGAGGATCGGCGCCGCCGAGAAGCTGGGTGGGGAGCCACCCTTCGGCGGTGCGGCTATGGCGATTGAGTTCGCGGAGGCAGGTCACGACGTCGTACTAGCTGATCCGAACCTGAGTGAACAGGACCCCGAGCACGTGGACCGGGTCGTCGACGCCGGTGTCGAGTTGACCGAGGACGACGCTCAGGCCGTCGAAGGGGCAGAGATGGTCGTACTGTTCACACCGTTCGGCGCTACCGGTGGCATCGTCCGCGAGATGGCACCACATCTGGAGGAAGGGGCTGTCGTCTGTCCTACCTGTACGTCTTCCGCTTTCGAAATCCAGGAGAGCCTATACGAGGCAGGAATGGAAGTACCCGAGGCCGTTGGCGTGACACTCGCGCACCCGGCGGGTATCCCAGGCACCGAGAACCATCGTGCTTACATCACCGCGCGGGGTACGGGCAACGGGACCGTCCTCGCCACGGAAGAGCAGGCGGAGTTAGTCAAAGAGGTGTTGTCCTCCACGGGCAAGGAAGTATTCGAGCTACCGCACGTGGAGCTGGTATCGGTGATCGGTGACCTCAGCGTCGTCCTGTTGAGGCGCGTGATCGAGGCGCTAAAAGAGTTCTGTGCGGTGAGGGAACTCGGAGCACCGCAGAAAATGATCGACCGACAGGCTATGATGGTCCTCGCGACACTCGCGGCCCTTATCGAGGAAGGCGGAATTGGCGGGTTGCTGAAGACACTCGATGAAGAAGCAATAGAGGTATCGTACTCGAACATGGAGCCGTTCCTCGACGGCGTGGAGGAACCCGAACTCGAGGGAGAACCGGTCGAGAGGTTCGTCGTGCTGCCGGGCGAGGCGACGCGGGAAGCCGTTATCGAGCTGGTTGGAGAGCGAGGCTGGAAGACGGTGAGGATGAGGGCGTGGATGGATTTGTATAGGAAGAACTATAATAAGTAG
- the cca gene encoding CCA tRNA nucleotidyltransferase: MSLEEVLDEVRRKVTPDPEEREVVEGFARRVLSEVRDRLKGRDPDAEVELIGSVARDTWLPGASDIDVFCVFPKDRDLDEIVEITLEVGREAIEELGGEALEEYANHPYIGGEVEYRGRTFEVDVVPCYDTEPGEVITPVDRTPHHNRYVKERLENTAEARLLKAFVKAIDAYGAEARVKGFSGYLCELLVIHYGSFKEVLREAVMTWRPGFVIDLEGFVGEVYEDYGEVREKFEDQDPALIVLDPVDPQRNVAAALSKRQLTRFILAARAFLNDPSPEFFRERKLEPASGEEIRGWFEKNPAHVVAIEVRLPDEVEDIYWPQLEKTARSLSKVLENEGFEVRRWYVMRDSEEEHGYVLLEFEHGRLPVLEWRVGPAGWVREDRVRGFVRAHGKFWVEDDGKLATRAERKFVRPEDLLRRLEGADRQTLLSHGFGKDLARSSEGEVRLLSSEELAELADRDPELGKGLAEFMRGDPLSELVRDRL, encoded by the coding sequence GTGAGCCTCGAGGAGGTCCTCGACGAGGTCAGACGGAAGGTCACGCCGGACCCAGAGGAGCGAGAGGTGGTGGAAGGCTTCGCACGCAGGGTCCTGAGCGAGGTTAGGGATAGGCTGAAAGGGCGCGACCCCGACGCCGAGGTCGAGCTGATCGGTTCGGTGGCCAGGGACACCTGGCTACCGGGCGCCTCGGATATCGATGTGTTCTGCGTGTTTCCGAAGGACCGCGACCTGGACGAGATCGTTGAAATCACACTGGAGGTGGGACGCGAAGCCATCGAGGAACTTGGTGGAGAAGCACTGGAGGAGTACGCGAATCACCCTTACATCGGAGGAGAGGTCGAGTACCGAGGTCGGACCTTCGAAGTCGACGTCGTACCGTGCTACGATACCGAACCGGGCGAGGTAATCACCCCGGTCGATCGCACGCCGCACCACAACCGATACGTCAAGGAGCGCTTAGAGAACACAGCAGAGGCGAGACTGCTCAAGGCTTTCGTAAAGGCGATCGATGCGTACGGTGCGGAGGCCCGCGTTAAGGGATTTTCCGGCTACCTCTGCGAGCTTCTCGTGATCCACTACGGGTCCTTCAAGGAGGTACTCCGAGAGGCCGTGATGACTTGGAGACCAGGTTTCGTCATCGACCTCGAGGGGTTCGTGGGTGAAGTTTACGAAGACTACGGAGAGGTTAGAGAGAAGTTCGAGGATCAGGACCCGGCACTGATCGTCCTAGACCCCGTGGATCCCCAACGCAACGTGGCAGCGGCCCTCTCGAAGCGCCAGCTCACTCGCTTCATTCTGGCGGCCAGGGCGTTCCTGAATGACCCGTCACCAGAATTCTTCCGGGAGAGGAAGCTCGAGCCCGCGAGTGGAGAGGAGATCAGAGGTTGGTTCGAGAAGAACCCCGCCCACGTCGTCGCGATCGAGGTTAGGCTGCCGGACGAGGTAGAAGATATTTACTGGCCGCAGCTGGAGAAGACGGCCAGGAGCCTTAGCAAGGTGCTGGAGAACGAGGGGTTCGAGGTGCGTCGATGGTACGTCATGCGGGATTCCGAGGAGGAACATGGATACGTCCTGTTGGAGTTCGAGCACGGAAGACTGCCAGTGCTCGAGTGGCGCGTGGGTCCGGCTGGTTGGGTACGGGAAGACAGGGTCCGCGGGTTCGTCCGCGCCCACGGGAAGTTCTGGGTGGAAGACGACGGAAAGTTAGCGACTCGAGCCGAGCGCAAGTTCGTACGTCCCGAGGACCTCTTGAGGCGCCTGGAGGGAGCCGACCGCCAGACGCTCCTGTCCCACGGTTTCGGGAAGGACCTAGCACGGTCTTCCGAAGGTGAGGTAAGATTGCTTTCTTCCGAAGAGCTGGCCGAGCTGGCTGATCGGGACCCGGAGCTGGGTAAGGGCCTAGCCGAATTCATGCGTGGCGACCCGCTCTCCGAACTCGTGCGGGACCGACTGTGA
- the thpR gene encoding RNA 2',3'-cyclic phosphodiesterase, giving the protein MSRFRAFISIDIEEEEVVNRIVEVQERLKASGADLKLVEPENVHLTLKFLGDIPESRVTDVVNAMKKAVETVEPFTMRLKGIGVFPNPNYVRVVWIGVEEGSDETKAMAAVLEQELGRMGFRRERKDFVPHVTVARVRSGRNKDRLVEVIRELSNVEIGEVEVDRIRLKKSILRPQGPEYHTVEEVEI; this is encoded by the coding sequence ATGTCGCGGTTCAGGGCGTTCATCTCGATCGATATAGAGGAAGAGGAGGTAGTGAACCGGATCGTCGAGGTGCAGGAGCGGTTGAAGGCCTCGGGAGCCGACCTGAAGCTGGTGGAGCCGGAGAACGTGCACCTCACACTCAAGTTCCTAGGTGACATCCCGGAGTCGCGCGTCACCGACGTCGTCAACGCGATGAAGAAAGCTGTCGAGACCGTCGAGCCCTTCACCATGCGACTGAAGGGTATCGGGGTGTTCCCGAACCCCAACTACGTGCGCGTGGTGTGGATCGGCGTGGAGGAGGGATCCGACGAGACCAAAGCCATGGCCGCGGTGCTCGAGCAGGAGCTAGGCCGAATGGGGTTCCGACGGGAGCGTAAGGATTTCGTGCCCCACGTGACCGTGGCCAGGGTCAGAAGCGGACGCAACAAGGACCGATTGGTAGAGGTCATCCGAGAGCTCTCGAACGTGGAAATAGGTGAGGTGGAGGTCGACCGTATTCGGCTCAAGAAGAGTATCCTCAGGCCTCAGGGTCCCGAGTACCATACGGTCGAGGAGGTCGAGATCTGA